One stretch of Chiroxiphia lanceolata isolate bChiLan1 chromosome 1, bChiLan1.pri, whole genome shotgun sequence DNA includes these proteins:
- the LOC116784984 gene encoding E3 ubiquitin-protein ligase RNF144B-like yields the protein MTEVHLDPQRTWCPTADCQTVCHIAPSEPRAPVPVECPACHLMFCSSCKEAWHLQHLCRENQPTPVPTEQGSLIGTETEAPIKQCPVCRIYIERNEGCAQMMCKNCKHTFCWYCLQNLDNDIFLRHYDRGPCRNKLGHSRASVMWNRTQVVGILVGLSIIALVTSPLLLVASPCIICCICKSCRSKKKNHSPPTT from the exons ATGACAG AGGTGCACTTGGACCCCCAGAGAACGTGGTGCCCCACGGCCGACTGCCAAACAGTGTGCCACATTGCACCAAGCGAGCCTAGAGCACCGGTGCCAGTGGAGTGCCCGGCTTGCCACCTGATGTTCTGCTCCTCTTGCAAGGAGGCCTGGCACCTGCAGCACCTGTGCCGGGAAAACCAACCTACTCCAGTCCCAACCGAGCAGGG ATCCCTTATTGGAACAGAGACAGAGGCACCAATTAAGCAGTGCCCAGTTTGTCGGATCTATATTGAGCGAAATGAGGGCTGTGCTCAGATGATGTGCAAGAACTGCAAGCACACGTTTTGCTGGTACTGTCTACAGAACTTGGAT aacgATATCTTCTTACGCCATTACGACAGAGGCCCTTGCAGAAACAAGCTCGGCCACTCGCGGGCTTCAGTGATGTGGAACAGAACTCAG GTTGTGGGGATCCTCGTTGGACTCAGTATCATAGCACTGGTGACCTCTCCTTTGCTGCTGGTGGCATCTCCCTGCATCATCTGCTGCATTTGCAAATCTTGCcggagcaaaaagaaaaaccacagcCCACCAACCACCTAA
- the LOC116784917 gene encoding E3 ubiquitin-protein ligase RNF144B-like, whose protein sequence is MREVHLDPQRTWCPTADCQTVCHIAPNEPRAPVPVECPACHLTFCSSCKEAWHLQHLCRENQPTPVPTEQGSLIGTETEAPIKQCPVCRIYIERNEGCAQMMCKNCKHTFCWYCLQNLDNDIFLRHYDRGPCRNKLGHSRASVMWNRTQVVGILVGLGIIALVTSPLLLVASPCIICCICKSCRSKKKNHSPPTT, encoded by the exons ATGAGAG AGGTGCACTTGGACCCCCAGAGAACGTGGTGCCCCACGGCCGACTGCCAAACAGTGTGCCACATTGCACCAAACGAGCCTAGAGCACCGGTGCCAGTGGAGTGCCCGGCTTGCCACCTGACGTTCTGCTCCTCTTGCAAGGAGGCCTGGCACCTGCAGCACCTGTGCCGGGAAAACCAACCTACTCCAGTCCCAACCGAGCAGGG ATCCCTTATTGGAACAGAGACAGAGGCACCAATTAAGCAGTGCCCAGTTTGTCGGATCTATATTGAGCGAAATGAGGGCTGTGCTCAGATGATGTGCAAGAACTGCAAGCACACGTTTTGCTGGTACTGTCTACAGAACTTGGAT aacgATATCTTCTTACGCCATTACGACAGAGGCCCTTGCAGAAACAAGCTCGGCCACTCGCGGGCTTCAGTGATGTGGAACAGAACTCAG GTTGTGGGGATCCTCGTTGGACTCGGTATCATAGCACTGGTGACCTCTCCCTTGCTGCTGGTGGCATCTCCCTGCATCATCTGCTGCATTTGCAAATCTTGCcggagcaaaaagaaaaaccacagcCCACCAACCACCTAA